Proteins encoded in a region of the Oscillospiraceae bacterium MB24-C1 genome:
- a CDS encoding 3-hydroxyacyl-CoA dehydrogenase family protein, whose translation MTIDQVKTIAVIGAGAMGQQIAMNTVLNGRAHDYKVILCDSFPAAVEKAQDWAADYLAGRVAKGRITQEEADKVTANFSFSQDVDASAAQADLIIEAIIENLDIKRDLFERISRICKPDTILATNSSNMVSSKFDDVTLSPERLLNIHYFNPALVMQLVEIVRGPHTLEDAIQTACAFARNTGKKPIIINKEIPGFVANRINAAVTREACLLLEKGIASVEDIDTACEKGLGYPMGPFRLMDLTGIDVNYYVRRDRYAESGDEYDKPSPLVIEKYKKGEFGKKTGKGWYDYSTKKE comes from the coding sequence ATGACTATTGATCAGGTTAAGACCATTGCTGTTATCGGTGCGGGTGCAATGGGCCAGCAAATCGCCATGAACACCGTTTTGAATGGCCGGGCGCACGACTATAAAGTTATTCTTTGTGACTCTTTTCCCGCCGCCGTGGAAAAAGCGCAAGATTGGGCTGCCGACTATCTGGCGGGGCGGGTGGCCAAGGGCCGTATCACGCAGGAAGAAGCCGACAAGGTGACGGCCAACTTTTCGTTTTCTCAGGATGTAGACGCTTCAGCCGCACAGGCGGATCTTATTATTGAAGCAATTATTGAAAACCTGGATATCAAGCGCGATCTTTTTGAACGTATCAGCAGAATATGCAAGCCCGATACCATTCTGGCCACCAACAGCTCTAATATGGTCAGCTCGAAGTTTGACGATGTGACGCTTAGCCCTGAACGCCTATTGAACATCCATTATTTCAACCCTGCTCTGGTTATGCAACTCGTAGAAATCGTACGCGGCCCACATACATTGGAGGACGCGATTCAAACCGCTTGTGCGTTCGCACGCAATACGGGCAAAAAGCCCATTATTATTAATAAAGAAATTCCGGGCTTCGTTGCTAATCGCATCAACGCGGCAGTGACCAGAGAGGCTTGTCTGCTGCTAGAGAAGGGAATTGCCTCGGTTGAGGATATTGATACTGCGTGTGAGAAAGGGCTTGGCTATCCGATGGGCCCGTTCCGTTTGATGGATCTGACGGGTATCGACGTCAATTATTATGTCCGTCGAGACCGCTATGCAGAGAGCGGTGACGAATATGACAAGCCCAGCCCACTTGTGATCGAAAAGTATAAGAAAGGCGAGTTTGGCAAGAAAACCGGCAAGGGATGGTACGATTACAGCACGAAAAAGGAATAA
- a CDS encoding thiolase family protein encodes MENIYIMGAVRTAVGKYGGALKSVPAHTLGALVIKEALRRAKVDGAMVDEVILGEVRQSTEASNIARCALLEAGLPESVPGFTVNRLCASAMQAIRNGCQEIWLGEADVIVAGGAENMSRAPQYLRNGRWGDGTLTLVDSNIEAGSTAQPYSVYGKELSMPKTAENVAERFNISREAQDSFAVESQRRALEAIAAGHFKAEIVPVEVKLKKSTTVFDTDEFPRAGTTMEALAKLKPIVKPDGTVTAGNSCGRNDGAAALVLMSEKKVKETGLKPLARIVDISRVALEPAIMGYGPVPATRKILERTGISLEQIDLVELNEAFASQSVACIRDLGLDPAKVNINGGAIALGHPLGCTGTRLVVTLLHNLQRTGGRFGLATLCIGGGQAMATIIERLD; translated from the coding sequence ATGGAAAACATCTATATCATGGGTGCTGTTCGTACAGCGGTTGGCAAATATGGGGGGGCGCTTAAAAGTGTTCCGGCGCATACACTGGGCGCGCTGGTCATTAAAGAAGCGCTGCGGCGCGCCAAGGTTGATGGTGCCATGGTTGACGAAGTCATTTTAGGCGAAGTGCGGCAAAGCACAGAAGCTTCTAATATTGCGAGATGTGCATTGCTTGAAGCAGGGCTGCCCGAATCGGTTCCCGGTTTTACGGTCAACCGGCTCTGTGCCTCGGCTATGCAGGCAATCCGCAACGGCTGCCAAGAAATTTGGTTGGGTGAGGCGGATGTCATTGTTGCAGGCGGTGCCGAGAACATGAGCCGTGCGCCGCAGTATCTGCGCAACGGCCGGTGGGGTGATGGGACGCTGACACTGGTTGACTCCAACATCGAGGCGGGTTCGACCGCCCAGCCGTATTCGGTTTACGGCAAGGAACTGAGCATGCCCAAGACAGCCGAAAATGTTGCTGAGCGCTTTAACATTTCGCGTGAAGCGCAGGACAGCTTTGCGGTTGAAAGTCAGCGACGCGCATTGGAGGCCATTGCGGCTGGTCATTTCAAGGCGGAGATCGTTCCCGTTGAGGTCAAATTAAAGAAAAGCACGACGGTATTTGACACTGATGAATTCCCCCGTGCAGGTACAACCATGGAGGCACTGGCGAAGCTAAAGCCCATTGTCAAGCCGGATGGCACCGTTACCGCCGGAAACTCCTGTGGGCGTAATGACGGCGCGGCGGCACTGGTGCTGATGTCGGAAAAAAAGGTTAAAGAAACCGGCCTAAAGCCGTTGGCAAGAATTGTGGATATTAGCCGCGTGGCGCTTGAACCTGCCATTATGGGCTATGGTCCGGTGCCAGCCACCCGCAAAATTCTTGAGCGCACCGGCATCTCTCTGGAACAGATTGATCTGGTGGAGTTAAACGAAGCCTTTGCTTCACAGTCGGTCGCCTGCATCCGCGATTTGGGGCTGGACCCCGCCAAGGTTAATATTAACGGCGGCGCCATTGCGCTGGGACATCCGCTGGGCTGCACCGGGACCCGTCTTGTTGTGACGCTGCTACATAATCTTCAGCGCACCGGTGGCCGCTTTGGTCTCGCTACACTGTGTATTGGTGGCGGGCAAGCGATGGCAACTATTATCGAGCGGTTAGATTAG
- a CDS encoding enoyl-CoA hydratase-related protein encodes MKFENILYENHDGILHLTLNRPDVRNALSPEMWNEIRTATQLARDDDSVKVVIVSGAGDKALASGADIKEIHNRAYLKMLQATASLSLKALEDLYKPVICAINGYALGGGCELAMACDIRIATRRSKFGQPETNLGIIPGAGGTQRLPRLVGIGKAKELIFTGRIIGAEEACSIGLVNKVTEDNREALMAEAETMAGQIMAKGPVAIMMSKIAINTGSETDINTGLMIERLAQTVAFSTEDRKEGTAAFLEKRPVNFKGQ; translated from the coding sequence ATGAAATTCGAGAACATACTGTACGAAAACCACGACGGAATTTTGCACCTGACTTTGAACCGCCCCGACGTCCGCAACGCTCTGAGCCCTGAGATGTGGAACGAGATCCGTACCGCAACACAGTTAGCCCGCGACGACGACTCAGTTAAGGTGGTCATCGTCAGCGGCGCCGGGGACAAGGCACTGGCCAGCGGCGCCGACATTAAGGAAATTCACAATCGTGCATATTTAAAAATGTTGCAAGCCACAGCGTCACTCTCCCTCAAGGCGCTGGAGGATCTGTATAAACCGGTTATCTGCGCTATCAACGGCTACGCACTCGGCGGCGGCTGCGAGCTGGCAATGGCCTGCGATATCCGCATCGCAACCAGAAGGTCAAAGTTTGGCCAGCCAGAGACCAATCTGGGCATCATCCCAGGGGCGGGCGGGACACAGCGCCTGCCGCGGCTGGTCGGAATCGGAAAGGCGAAAGAGCTGATCTTCACCGGACGGATCATCGGCGCGGAGGAGGCTTGCTCAATCGGCCTTGTCAACAAAGTCACCGAGGACAACCGCGAGGCGCTGATGGCCGAGGCTGAGACAATGGCCGGACAGATCATGGCGAAGGGTCCGGTGGCGATCATGATGAGCAAAATTGCCATCAACACCGGTAGCGAGACCGATATAAACACCGGGCTGATGATCGAAAGACTCGCCCAGACCGTCGCCTTTAGCACTGAAGATCGCAAAGAAGGCACAGCGGCGTTTTTAGAAAAACGACCAGTAAATTTCAAAGGCCAATAA
- a CDS encoding methyl-accepting chemotaxis protein: MKSIKSKIMTAIILLVCISLTVVGGTAIVLNYGSTLNLIHKIMQETTVLAAERVSFELQKYQSIAIEVGCTPRLANPAALVTDKRNIISQRAQLHGFSKGNIIDASGTGMLDGKDYSEEDYFKTVMKGETFISEPSLDETTNEKTIVVAAPLWKEGVHGTSVVGVVYFVPPETFLNDIMASIQVSDNSSAYMIDTAGNTIAHVDGDAMEIGDNVGVAAQSNASLSKLAQVHIAMQSGETDFISCTWGGGMRYMAYAPVAGTNGWSIAIHAPAMDFIKDALTAALATVVLLGIALVVSVIIAGKVSKRIAGPVMLCANRLSSLAEGDLHSDVPVISTRDETSKLAAATERITLTQRAIINDINRVLGAMADGDLTLKAEADFPGDLAEIEKAMSRIMTSLNQTLLQINIASNEVAGGSGQVSAGAQALSQGATEQAAAIEQLSATVESISTQIKDSAQNAREAGQLSEQSGTGVYESNAQMVYMISAMNEIAGASNEISKIIKTIDDIAFQTNILALNAAVEAARAGEAGKGFAVVADEVRNLAGKSAEAAKSTTTLIESAITAVQKGTKIADETAKSLNEVVDQAASASKKVQAIAAVSENQAAQVVQITQGIDQISVVIQTNSATAQQSAAASEELSGQAQMLKSLVGRFKLQDEAAVITEAVVSEQEEYQENFPQNLSDLNDDSKY; encoded by the coding sequence ATGAAAAGCATTAAATCAAAGATTATGACCGCAATCATTTTATTGGTGTGCATTTCGCTTACGGTGGTAGGGGGCACGGCTATTGTTTTAAATTACGGTAGTACGTTAAATCTCATCCACAAAATCATGCAGGAAACAACGGTTCTGGCTGCCGAGCGGGTTTCCTTTGAGCTGCAAAAGTACCAGAGCATAGCAATTGAGGTGGGATGTACACCTCGGCTTGCAAACCCTGCCGCATTGGTGACCGACAAGCGTAATATCATTTCACAGCGAGCACAATTGCATGGTTTTTCGAAGGGGAATATCATTGACGCTTCTGGCACGGGCATGTTGGACGGAAAGGATTACAGCGAGGAGGATTATTTCAAGACGGTCATGAAGGGTGAAACCTTTATATCGGAGCCTTCTCTTGATGAGACGACCAACGAAAAAACAATTGTTGTCGCTGCACCGCTCTGGAAGGAAGGTGTTCACGGCACCAGTGTAGTCGGTGTGGTATACTTTGTGCCGCCGGAGACATTCTTAAATGATATCATGGCTTCTATTCAGGTCAGTGACAACAGCAGTGCATATATGATCGACACCGCTGGTAATACGATTGCACATGTTGATGGCGATGCAATGGAAATCGGGGATAACGTAGGGGTTGCGGCACAAAGCAATGCTTCTCTTTCAAAGCTAGCGCAGGTGCATATCGCCATGCAAAGCGGCGAAACTGACTTTATTTCCTGCACATGGGGCGGTGGCATGCGTTATATGGCTTATGCGCCGGTGGCAGGCACCAATGGCTGGAGTATCGCGATACATGCCCCTGCAATGGACTTTATCAAGGACGCGTTGACTGCTGCGCTGGCAACGGTGGTGCTGTTGGGAATAGCGCTGGTGGTTTCGGTTATCATTGCGGGTAAGGTTTCCAAACGGATAGCAGGACCGGTCATGTTGTGCGCCAACCGGCTATCTAGTTTGGCCGAGGGTGACTTGCATTCCGACGTGCCGGTTATTTCTACCCGGGACGAAACGAGCAAGCTTGCAGCAGCAACCGAGCGCATCACGCTGACACAGCGAGCCATAATCAATGATATCAACAGGGTGCTGGGCGCAATGGCGGATGGCGACCTGACGCTGAAGGCTGAGGCTGATTTTCCGGGAGATCTCGCCGAGATTGAAAAAGCCATGTCCAGAATTATGACTTCGCTGAACCAAACGCTTTTGCAGATTAATATTGCTTCGAACGAAGTGGCTGGCGGTTCCGGTCAGGTTTCTGCCGGGGCACAGGCACTCAGCCAAGGGGCGACCGAACAGGCCGCGGCCATAGAGCAGCTTTCGGCAACGGTGGAGTCGATCTCGACACAGATCAAAGACAGCGCCCAAAACGCGCGTGAGGCAGGCCAACTTTCTGAGCAGTCCGGCACCGGCGTCTATGAGAGCAACGCGCAGATGGTGTACATGATTTCAGCGATGAACGAAATTGCCGGCGCTTCAAATGAGATCAGCAAGATTATCAAGACGATAGACGACATTGCCTTTCAGACCAATATTCTTGCACTCAACGCAGCGGTTGAAGCCGCGCGTGCGGGCGAGGCCGGTAAGGGCTTTGCTGTCGTGGCCGATGAGGTGCGCAATTTAGCAGGTAAGAGCGCCGAAGCGGCTAAGAGCACGACGACACTGATCGAAAGTGCTATAACCGCTGTTCAAAAGGGCACCAAAATTGCGGATGAAACCGCAAAATCACTCAACGAAGTAGTGGATCAGGCCGCCAGCGCCAGCAAAAAGGTGCAGGCAATTGCGGCGGTGTCTGAAAATCAGGCCGCGCAGGTTGTTCAGATTACGCAGGGCATTGATCAAATTTCGGTGGTCATTCAGACAAACTCGGCAACCGCGCAACAGAGTGCGGCCGCTTCTGAAGAGCTTTCAGGGCAGGCACAGATGCTAAAAAGCCTGGTTGGTAGATTTAAACTGCAGGATGAAGCCGCTGTCATTACCGAAGCGGTTGTTTCAGAGCAGGAAGAGTACCAAGAAAATTTTCCACAGAACTTGTCGGATTTGAACGACGACTCAAAATATTAA
- a CDS encoding competence/damage-inducible protein A, producing MNSEIICVGTELLLGDVVNTNAADIARGLAHLGINVYHHEVVGDNPGRLQECLKDAFSRSDIVLLTGGLGPTYDDLTKETVAAHFNRKLVMDEQSLKTIEGFFNRIGREMTDNNRKQAMMPEGCIILQNPNGTAPGCIIEGENGKVAVMMPGPPREMRPMFDGPVTDYLQRRFGDDGVLVSRTINFFGVGESALEARLKDMLVNATNPTIAPYAKTAECQLRVTARAATEAEARKLIEPVVQEITAIYPDEIYGFDYHTINEAVVNVLAEQKLTFACAESCTGGLVAQRIVDVPGASAMFLGGVVAYSNALKQAALGVSENTLKEHGAVSRECALEMARGVKKLTGADVAVSTTGVAGPGGGTDRAPVGRVYVAVVSNGGEEVRELNLARGRADDRENIRYMSSSHAFEMALRAVQKL from the coding sequence ATGAACTCAGAAATTATCTGCGTGGGAACCGAGCTTTTGCTCGGGGATGTGGTCAACACCAACGCCGCCGATATTGCGCGCGGCTTGGCGCACTTAGGCATTAATGTTTACCATCATGAGGTGGTGGGGGATAACCCCGGCCGCCTTCAGGAGTGCCTGAAAGATGCGTTTTCGCGTAGCGACATTGTGCTGCTGACCGGTGGGCTGGGGCCGACCTATGACGATCTGACAAAAGAAACGGTGGCCGCCCATTTTAACCGTAAGCTGGTGATGGACGAGCAGAGCTTAAAGACCATTGAGGGCTTTTTTAACCGGATAGGCCGCGAGATGACCGATAATAACCGTAAACAGGCTATGATGCCAGAGGGTTGCATCATTTTGCAAAACCCGAACGGCACTGCACCCGGTTGTATCATTGAGGGAGAAAACGGTAAAGTGGCGGTGATGATGCCCGGGCCACCCCGCGAAATGCGCCCCATGTTTGATGGCCCCGTGACCGACTATTTGCAGCGTCGATTTGGCGATGATGGCGTGTTGGTTTCGCGCACCATCAACTTTTTCGGCGTGGGCGAGTCGGCGCTGGAAGCGAGGCTCAAGGACATGTTGGTCAATGCCACCAATCCGACCATTGCACCGTATGCAAAAACGGCCGAGTGTCAGCTGCGTGTCACGGCCCGAGCCGCTACCGAAGCGGAAGCGCGCAAGCTGATAGAGCCTGTGGTTCAAGAGATTACGGCGATTTATCCCGACGAGATTTACGGTTTTGATTATCACACCATCAACGAGGCGGTTGTCAACGTTTTGGCAGAGCAAAAGTTGACCTTTGCCTGCGCCGAAAGCTGTACCGGCGGGCTGGTAGCACAGCGAATTGTGGATGTTCCTGGGGCTTCTGCCATGTTTTTAGGCGGTGTGGTGGCCTATTCCAACGCATTGAAGCAGGCGGCGTTGGGGGTAAGTGAAAACACACTGAAAGAACACGGCGCCGTTTCGCGCGAGTGCGCACTTGAAATGGCGCGCGGTGTCAAAAAGCTGACTGGCGCGGATGTTGCGGTTTCCACCACTGGTGTGGCAGGCCCCGGGGGCGGTACCGACCGGGCGCCTGTTGGCCGGGTGTATGTAGCGGTGGTCAGCAATGGTGGTGAAGAGGTGCGCGAATTAAACTTAGCGCGCGGACGCGCCGACGACCGTGAGAATATCCGCTATATGTCTTCGTCCCATGCCTTTGAAATGGCGCTGCGCGCGGTGCAAAAACTGTAA
- a CDS encoding CoA transferase encodes MVKNLEGLRVVALTHWDTGPVAGQILGEWDANIVYIKRVDDGDISPKNAPF; translated from the coding sequence ATGGTCAAAAATCTTGAAGGGTTGCGGGTTGTAGCGCTGACGCATTGGGACACAGGCCCGGTCGCCGGTCAAATACTCGGCGAATGGGACGCAAATATCGTTTACATCAAACGGGTCGACGATGGCGATATCTCGCCTAAAAACGCGCCTTTTTAA